From one Thalassobaculum sp. OXR-137 genomic stretch:
- a CDS encoding DUF1330 domain-containing protein — translation MAFGYVIVQVDVKDQETFEAYRAQVPATIAQYGGEYLVRGGKFEKLEGAEPLGRMVALKFPSYEQAKAWYHSEEYKGPKDLRQSCSVANAILVEGVD, via the coding sequence ATGGCTTTCGGATACGTGATCGTGCAGGTCGACGTGAAGGATCAGGAGACCTTCGAGGCCTATCGCGCCCAGGTGCCGGCCACCATTGCGCAGTATGGCGGCGAGTATCTGGTCCGCGGCGGCAAATTCGAGAAGCTGGAAGGGGCGGAGCCCCTCGGCCGTATGGTCGCCCTGAAGTTCCCGAGCTACGAGCAGGCGAAGGCCTGGTACCACAGCGAGGAATACAAAGGCCCCAAGGATCTGCGCCAGTCCTGCAGCGTGGCCAATGCGATTCTCGTGGAAGGCGTTGATTAA
- a CDS encoding pyridoxal-phosphate-dependent aminotransferase family protein, giving the protein MSRQPGRQFLNIPGPTNIPDRVLQAMHRPALDFMTPEFWEVQVECKENLAKILKTEGEIMVYAASGHGSWEAAMTNTCSPGDTILMCETGRFSESWADMAEAMGLKIVTLANDWDRAFDPDRVAEALADDKDHAIKAVCVVHNETSTGIAHDVETIGKAIKASGHPALFMVDTISSLASMDFRMDEWGVDVAVAGSQKGLMLPVGLGISGVSAKAMAASESAKLPRKYFDWDGIKALENGRLRFAGTAPSHLFFAMREGLKMLLEEGLDNVFARHARLAEATRSAVRAWGRGNGPTLYGRDDASLSNSVTAVRMPDGFNADVFRGKVLSESNVALGGGLARLSGSVFRIGHLGDLNEPMILGCLATVEMQLKRQGIPHGEGGVDAAVAYLAETR; this is encoded by the coding sequence ATGTCGCGACAGCCCGGCCGCCAGTTTCTGAACATCCCCGGTCCGACCAACATTCCGGACCGGGTGCTTCAGGCGATGCACCGCCCCGCCCTGGATTTCATGACCCCGGAATTCTGGGAGGTCCAGGTCGAGTGCAAGGAGAACCTGGCCAAGATCCTGAAGACCGAGGGCGAGATTATGGTCTATGCCGCCTCGGGCCACGGGTCGTGGGAAGCGGCGATGACCAATACCTGCTCGCCGGGCGACACGATCCTGATGTGCGAGACCGGCCGGTTCTCGGAATCCTGGGCCGACATGGCCGAGGCCATGGGGCTGAAGATCGTGACCCTCGCCAACGACTGGGACCGGGCCTTCGACCCCGACCGGGTGGCGGAGGCGCTGGCCGACGACAAGGACCATGCAATCAAGGCGGTCTGCGTGGTCCATAACGAGACCTCCACCGGCATCGCCCACGACGTCGAGACCATCGGCAAGGCCATCAAGGCGTCCGGGCATCCGGCCCTGTTCATGGTCGACACCATCTCCTCGCTCGCCTCCATGGATTTCCGCATGGACGAGTGGGGGGTGGATGTCGCCGTGGCCGGCTCGCAGAAGGGGCTGATGCTGCCGGTCGGGCTCGGCATTTCCGGGGTCAGCGCAAAGGCGATGGCGGCGAGCGAGAGCGCCAAGCTGCCGCGCAAGTATTTCGACTGGGACGGCATCAAGGCGCTGGAGAACGGCCGTCTGCGCTTTGCCGGCACCGCGCCGAGCCACCTGTTCTTCGCCATGCGCGAGGGTCTGAAGATGCTGCTGGAGGAGGGGCTGGACAACGTCTTCGCGCGCCACGCCCGGCTGGCCGAGGCGACCCGCAGCGCGGTGCGGGCCTGGGGGCGCGGCAACGGTCCGACCCTGTACGGCCGGGACGACGCCTCCCTGTCCAATTCGGTGACGGCGGTGCGCATGCCCGACGGGTTCAACGCCGACGTGTTCCGGGGCAAGGTGCTGTCGGAGAGCAATGTGGCGTTGGGCGGCGGGCTGGCGCGGCTGTCGGGCAGCGTCTTCCGCATCGGCCACCTGGGCGACCTGAACGAGCCGATGATTCTCGGCTGCCTCGCCACGGTGGAGATGCAGCTCAAGCGGCAGGGCATCCCCCATGGCGAGGGCGGCGTCGACGCGGCGGTCGCCTATCTGGCGGAGACGCGTTAG
- a CDS encoding serine hydrolase, with the protein MTDYVPGAGDDWARIEADEAGADAAALQEAVTFAVDHESKMNRDIAKALEGGHFSEPPPLGDIIGPTAPRGPAAGLVLKGGRILAEWGPTDRADITFSCTKSYLSIVAGLAVDDGLIPDVDDPVGALVEDGGFDAAQNKTCTWKHFLQNTSEWEGTLFSKPDLVDRNRDLSLPPGTPSKKGTHRDLAAPGAFWEYNDVRVNRLSLSLLQVHKKPLPKVLKTRIMDPIGASDTWSWNGYINSWVEVDGQPMQSVSGGAHWGGGLFISARDHARVGLLMQRRGMWGGVPLLSPDWIDACTTPCELNPSYGYLWWLNGDGRHVPSAPRTSYFAMGVGSNVIWIDPELDLVCVLRWIDKASLDGFAKRLMKALG; encoded by the coding sequence ATGACCGACTACGTGCCGGGTGCCGGCGACGACTGGGCCCGGATCGAGGCCGACGAGGCGGGGGCCGATGCGGCCGCGCTGCAGGAGGCGGTGACCTTCGCCGTCGACCACGAGTCGAAGATGAACCGCGACATCGCCAAGGCGCTGGAGGGTGGTCACTTCTCCGAGCCGCCTCCCCTGGGCGATATCATCGGCCCCACCGCCCCGCGCGGCCCGGCCGCCGGCCTGGTGCTGAAGGGCGGCAGGATCCTGGCCGAATGGGGCCCCACCGACCGCGCCGACATCACCTTTTCCTGCACCAAGTCGTATCTCTCGATCGTTGCCGGTCTGGCGGTCGATGACGGACTGATTCCCGACGTCGACGACCCGGTCGGCGCGCTGGTCGAGGACGGCGGCTTCGACGCCGCCCAGAACAAAACCTGTACCTGGAAGCACTTCCTGCAGAACACCTCGGAATGGGAGGGCACCCTGTTCTCCAAGCCCGATCTGGTGGACCGCAACCGCGACCTGTCCCTGCCGCCGGGCACCCCGTCGAAGAAGGGCACCCACCGCGACCTGGCCGCCCCCGGCGCGTTCTGGGAATACAACGACGTGCGGGTGAACCGGCTGTCCCTGTCGCTGCTGCAGGTCCACAAGAAGCCGCTGCCCAAGGTGCTGAAGACCCGGATCATGGATCCGATCGGTGCGTCGGATACCTGGAGCTGGAACGGCTACATTAACTCCTGGGTCGAGGTCGACGGCCAGCCCATGCAGTCGGTCTCCGGCGGCGCCCATTGGGGCGGCGGGTTGTTCATCTCCGCCCGCGACCACGCCCGGGTCGGCCTGCTGATGCAGCGCCGGGGCATGTGGGGCGGGGTGCCGCTGCTCTCGCCGGACTGGATCGACGCCTGCACGACGCCCTGCGAGCTCAACCCGAGCTACGGCTATCTGTGGTGGCTGAACGGCGACGGCCGCCATGTGCCGAGCGCCCCTCGGACCAGCTACTTCGCCATGGGCGTGGGCTCCAACGTGATCTGGATCGACCCGGAGCTGGATCTGGTCTGCGTGCTGCGCTGGATCGACAAGGCCTCGCTCGATGGTTTCGCCAAGCGGCTGATGAAGGCGCTGGGGTAG
- a CDS encoding glutamine synthetase yields MEPSDVKTAEDVLALVDERALTHVKVGVFDIDGIFRAKWMARDKFASALKGGFGFCDVVLGWDSNDQLYEDPAVDVTGWHTGYPDAEVRLLPDTARDVAFEPDMVMVLGEFAGKWEGVCPRGTLRRVLKKADDMGFAVKAAAEYEFFLFDETPHSVREKGYRDLKPLTPGFFGYSGIRSSVHADLHLMFLEMCELMDFPVEGLHTETGPGVMEAAIKVDDALVAADRAALFKTFTKVFFQRHDIMASFMAKWSMDYPGQSGHIHTSLTTKDGAPVFHDPKSTYSMSDTMRWFVGGQQALMPELLSMTASTINSYTRLIPGFWAPTHANWAADNRTTSLRVIEGSPKSQRVEYRVAAADANPYLAMAAAIGSGLWGIENKVEPGEGVTGNAYAKKFPAKAALPGSLGEAAARLKRSKAARDLFGDAFVDHFSASRMWEEREYRRHVTDWELARYFEII; encoded by the coding sequence ATGGAGCCGAGCGACGTCAAAACCGCAGAGGACGTTCTGGCATTGGTGGACGAACGGGCGCTCACCCATGTGAAGGTCGGCGTTTTCGACATCGACGGGATCTTCCGCGCCAAGTGGATGGCGCGCGACAAATTCGCCAGCGCGTTGAAGGGCGGGTTCGGTTTCTGCGACGTGGTGCTCGGCTGGGACAGCAACGACCAGCTCTACGAGGACCCGGCGGTGGACGTCACGGGCTGGCATACCGGCTATCCGGACGCCGAGGTGCGTCTGCTGCCGGACACCGCCCGCGACGTGGCCTTCGAGCCGGATATGGTCATGGTGCTGGGCGAGTTCGCCGGCAAGTGGGAGGGGGTCTGCCCGCGCGGCACCCTGCGCCGGGTGCTGAAGAAGGCCGACGACATGGGCTTCGCCGTCAAGGCGGCGGCCGAGTACGAGTTCTTCCTGTTCGACGAGACGCCCCATTCGGTGCGTGAGAAGGGCTACCGGGACCTCAAGCCGCTGACCCCCGGCTTCTTCGGCTATTCCGGCATCCGCTCGTCGGTGCATGCCGACCTGCACCTGATGTTCCTGGAGATGTGCGAACTGATGGACTTCCCCGTGGAGGGGCTGCACACGGAGACCGGCCCGGGGGTGATGGAGGCAGCGATCAAGGTGGACGACGCCCTGGTCGCCGCCGACCGGGCCGCCCTGTTCAAGACCTTCACCAAGGTGTTCTTCCAGCGCCACGACATCATGGCCAGCTTCATGGCCAAGTGGTCGATGGACTATCCGGGCCAGTCCGGCCACATCCACACCTCCCTGACGACCAAGGACGGCGCCCCAGTCTTCCACGACCCCAAGAGCACCTACAGCATGTCCGACACCATGCGCTGGTTCGTCGGCGGCCAGCAGGCGCTGATGCCGGAGCTGCTGTCGATGACCGCGTCGACGATCAACTCCTACACCCGGCTGATCCCCGGCTTCTGGGCGCCGACCCATGCCAATTGGGCGGCCGACAACCGCACCACCTCGCTGCGGGTGATCGAGGGCTCGCCCAAGTCGCAGCGGGTGGAGTACCGGGTGGCGGCGGCCGACGCGAACCCGTATCTGGCGATGGCGGCGGCGATCGGCTCCGGCCTGTGGGGCATCGAGAACAAAGTCGAGCCCGGCGAGGGCGTGACCGGCAACGCCTACGCCAAGAAGTTCCCGGCCAAGGCCGCCCTGCCCGGCTCTCTGGGCGAGGCGGCGGCCCGGCTGAAGCGGTCGAAAGCGGCACGGGACCTGTTCGGCGACGCTTTCGTCGACCACTTCTCCGCCAGCCGGATGTGGGAGGAGCGCGAGTACCGCCGGCACGTGACCGACTGGGAGTTGGCGCGGTATTTCGAGATTATCTGA
- the blaOXA gene encoding class D beta-lactamase, which yields MRRLLLSLLFAQILLAGPAAAESRIVCTLIEEVTAPGAEAPRTLVSDGDCDTRYSPASTFKIAIALMGFDAGILTSPSEPEMPFRKGYVDWREAWKQPTDPTRWMQESVVWYSQQVTSRLGLERFRSYVDGFDYGNQDLSGERGEDNGLTDAWLSASLKISPAEQVAFLQRMLAGELPVSQAAVENTAAITDYGVRPGGWHVHGKTGSGLPRDDKGSLMWGEPFGWFVGWAERDGRRVVFARLVQETEKPEKPAGPKTRDGLFAAYFDRAEAMPK from the coding sequence ATGCGTCGACTGCTGCTCTCCCTGCTCTTCGCCCAGATCCTTCTCGCCGGGCCGGCGGCGGCCGAAAGCCGGATCGTCTGCACCCTGATCGAGGAAGTGACCGCTCCCGGCGCCGAAGCGCCCCGAACGCTGGTCTCCGACGGCGACTGCGACACCCGATACTCCCCCGCCTCCACTTTCAAGATCGCGATCGCCCTGATGGGGTTCGACGCCGGCATCCTGACCTCGCCGAGCGAGCCGGAGATGCCGTTCCGCAAGGGCTATGTGGACTGGCGCGAGGCCTGGAAGCAGCCGACCGACCCGACCCGCTGGATGCAGGAATCCGTCGTCTGGTATTCCCAGCAGGTCACCAGCCGCCTCGGGCTGGAGCGGTTCCGGTCCTATGTGGACGGTTTCGACTACGGCAACCAAGACCTGAGCGGAGAACGGGGCGAGGATAACGGGCTGACCGACGCCTGGCTGAGCGCCTCCCTGAAGATCTCGCCGGCCGAGCAGGTGGCCTTCCTGCAGCGGATGCTGGCCGGCGAGCTGCCGGTGTCCCAGGCGGCGGTGGAGAACACGGCGGCGATCACCGATTACGGCGTGCGGCCGGGCGGCTGGCACGTCCACGGCAAGACCGGCTCCGGCCTGCCCCGCGACGACAAGGGAAGCCTGATGTGGGGCGAGCCGTTCGGCTGGTTCGTCGGCTGGGCCGAGCGCGACGGCCGCCGGGTGGTCTTCGCCCGGCTGGTGCAGGAAACCGAGAAGCCGGAGAAACCGGCGGGACCGAAAACCCGGGACGGGCTGTTCGCGGCCTATTTCGACCGGGCCGAGGCGATGCCGAAGTGA
- a CDS encoding short-chain dehydrogenase/reductase gives MDLGVKGKTALITGASKGIGRGVADSLAAEGCNLRLAARSGDMLEQAAAELRDAYGVTVAVHACDITAPGVIDELAAGGIPDILVNNAGAIPAGDIEAMVEERWRDAWELKVFGYINMTRKFFSAMKQRGHGVICNVTGLAADKTDFNYVAGTTGNAGLNAFTKAVGGVSLEYGVRVFAVSPGPVQTERLIGLLKTRAVQDGGSEDNWQSYMSGMPIQRAATVPEVADTVAFLVSERASYFTGQVVTVDGGMGSRGGSFANK, from the coding sequence ATGGACCTGGGAGTGAAGGGGAAGACCGCGCTGATCACCGGCGCGTCGAAGGGGATCGGCCGCGGCGTGGCCGACAGCCTGGCGGCCGAGGGCTGCAACCTGCGCCTGGCCGCGCGGTCGGGCGACATGCTGGAGCAAGCCGCCGCCGAGCTCCGCGACGCCTACGGGGTCACGGTCGCGGTCCATGCCTGCGACATCACCGCGCCCGGCGTGATCGACGAGCTGGCCGCCGGCGGAATCCCGGACATTCTGGTGAACAATGCCGGTGCCATCCCGGCTGGCGATATCGAGGCGATGGTCGAGGAGCGCTGGCGCGACGCCTGGGAACTGAAGGTCTTCGGCTACATCAACATGACCCGCAAGTTCTTCTCCGCCATGAAGCAGCGCGGCCATGGCGTGATCTGCAACGTCACCGGATTGGCGGCCGACAAGACCGACTTCAACTACGTGGCCGGCACCACCGGCAACGCGGGGCTGAACGCCTTCACCAAGGCGGTCGGCGGGGTGAGCCTGGAATACGGCGTGCGCGTCTTCGCCGTCAGCCCCGGCCCGGTCCAGACCGAGCGCCTGATCGGCCTGCTGAAGACCCGCGCGGTGCAGGACGGCGGCAGCGAGGACAACTGGCAGAGCTACATGTCCGGCATGCCGATCCAGCGCGCCGCCACGGTGCCCGAGGTCGCCGACACCGTCGCCTTCTTGGTCAGCGAGCGGGCCAGTTACTTCACCGGCCAGGTCGTGACCGTCGATGGCGGCATGGGCTCGCGCGGCGGCAGCTTCGCGAACAAATAA
- a CDS encoding PLP-dependent aminotransferase family protein: MPFDFAPLLNPKLPPAAGKFGGFPKYNFVGGHNDGDSIPVQVLADAVSRALLREGNALATYGMQSGPQGYRPLREAVAQILERRAGMKTDPDEVLITGGSLQAMDLVNNALLEPGDTVIIEEACYGGAMTKLKKLGVDWVGVPVDGDGMRMDVLAETLDSLKAAGKRVKFIYTIPTVQNPTGTVLSLPRRHEMLKLAEKHGIAIFEDDCYCDLIFDGPYADQRPPAIRALDDSGRVVYCGSFSKSIAPALRVGYVVADWPVLSRILAQKSDGGTGAVEQLLLAEFAKDFDAHVGSLNKILKGKADALVEALEAEFGTAAEFTRPTGGIFLWVTLPAEVDTTRLAQVAAAEGVAVNPGAEWSADPESGKRRIRICFAHPSAETIKEGMARLAEICHREFGVPARGRNVERS, translated from the coding sequence ATGCCTTTCGATTTCGCCCCGCTGCTCAATCCCAAGCTGCCCCCCGCCGCCGGGAAGTTCGGCGGGTTCCCGAAGTACAACTTCGTCGGCGGCCACAATGACGGGGACAGCATCCCGGTGCAGGTCCTGGCCGACGCGGTCAGCCGGGCGCTGTTGCGGGAGGGCAATGCGCTGGCGACCTACGGGATGCAGAGCGGGCCGCAGGGCTATCGTCCCCTGCGTGAGGCGGTGGCGCAGATCCTGGAGCGCCGAGCCGGGATGAAGACCGATCCGGACGAGGTGCTGATCACCGGCGGCTCGCTGCAGGCCATGGACCTGGTCAACAACGCCCTGCTGGAACCGGGGGACACGGTGATCATCGAGGAGGCCTGCTACGGCGGGGCGATGACCAAGCTGAAGAAGCTCGGCGTCGACTGGGTCGGCGTGCCGGTCGACGGCGACGGCATGCGCATGGACGTGCTGGCCGAGACGCTCGACAGCCTGAAGGCGGCGGGCAAGCGGGTGAAGTTCATCTACACGATCCCGACCGTGCAGAACCCGACCGGCACCGTCCTGTCGCTGCCGCGCCGCCACGAGATGCTGAAGCTGGCCGAGAAGCACGGCATCGCCATCTTTGAGGACGACTGCTACTGCGACCTGATCTTCGACGGCCCCTATGCGGACCAGCGTCCGCCGGCGATCCGCGCGCTCGATGACAGCGGGCGGGTGGTCTACTGCGGCTCCTTCTCCAAGTCGATCGCCCCCGCTCTCCGGGTCGGCTATGTGGTCGCCGACTGGCCGGTGCTGAGCCGCATCCTGGCGCAGAAGTCGGATGGCGGCACCGGGGCGGTGGAACAGCTCCTGCTGGCCGAGTTCGCAAAGGATTTCGACGCCCATGTCGGGTCGCTGAACAAGATCCTGAAGGGCAAGGCCGACGCCCTGGTCGAGGCGCTGGAGGCTGAGTTCGGCACGGCGGCCGAGTTTACGCGGCCGACCGGTGGTATCTTCCTGTGGGTCACCCTGCCGGCGGAGGTCGACACCACCCGCCTCGCCCAGGTCGCCGCGGCCGAGGGCGTTGCGGTAAACCCCGGTGCGGAGTGGTCGGCGGACCCGGAATCCGGTAAGCGACGTATCCGCATCTGCTTCGCCCATCCCTCGGCGGAGACGATCAAGGAAGGAATGGCCAGGCTCGCCGAGATCTGTCACCGCGAATTCGGTGTCCCGGCGCGCGGCCGCAATGTGGAACGGAGTTAG
- a CDS encoding homoserine O-acetyltransferase/O-succinyltransferase family protein, which yields MPIKIPDDLPARAQLEAEGVAVMDEATAIRQDIRPMRIGLLNLMPNKIRTETQFARLLGATPLQVELTLVKITNHVARNTSSDHIISFYQNWEDIRDQRFDGFIITGAPIEQLEYEEVTYWDELRRIFDWTQTNVHGCLNICWGAQAAVHHFHGMPKYDLPKKAFGVFRHQALDSTSRYLRGFSDNFVIPVSRWTEVRSEDIPADSGMEVLVESKDTGLCLLDDPKCRSLHMFNHIEYDSLSLGEEYFRDVESGKPIDVPHDYFPNNDPSLPPENRWRSQAYLLFCNWINEIYQTTPFDLKDIGQR from the coding sequence ATGCCGATCAAGATCCCCGACGATCTCCCCGCCCGCGCCCAGCTCGAGGCTGAGGGGGTGGCGGTCATGGACGAGGCCACCGCCATTCGCCAGGACATCCGCCCGATGCGGATCGGCCTGCTGAACCTGATGCCGAACAAGATCCGCACGGAAACCCAGTTCGCCCGGCTGCTCGGTGCGACGCCGCTGCAGGTCGAGCTGACGCTGGTGAAGATCACCAATCACGTCGCCCGCAACACCTCCAGCGACCACATCATCTCGTTCTACCAGAACTGGGAGGACATCCGGGACCAGCGGTTCGACGGGTTCATCATCACCGGTGCGCCGATCGAGCAGCTCGAGTACGAGGAGGTCACCTACTGGGACGAGTTGCGCCGCATCTTCGACTGGACCCAGACCAACGTGCACGGCTGCCTCAATATCTGCTGGGGGGCCCAGGCCGCCGTCCACCATTTCCACGGCATGCCGAAATACGACCTGCCGAAGAAGGCGTTCGGCGTGTTCCGGCATCAGGCGCTGGACAGCACCTCGCGCTACCTGCGCGGCTTCTCCGACAATTTCGTGATCCCGGTGTCGCGCTGGACCGAGGTCCGCTCCGAGGACATTCCGGCCGATAGCGGGATGGAGGTGCTGGTGGAGTCGAAGGACACCGGGCTGTGCCTGCTGGACGACCCGAAATGCCGGTCGCTGCACATGTTCAACCACATCGAATACGACTCGCTGTCGCTCGGCGAGGAGTATTTCCGAGACGTGGAGAGCGGCAAGCCGATCGACGTGCCGCACGACTACTTCCCGAACAACGATCCGTCGCTGCCGCCGGAGAACCGGTGGCGCAGTCAGGCCTACCTGCTGTTCTGCAACTGGATCAACGAGATCTACCAGACCACGCCTTTCGATCTGAAGGATATCGGACAGCGCTGA
- a CDS encoding nuclear transport factor 2 family protein, which translates to MAAVITIALLDEIQDGFNRHDVDGILSHFVEDCVWVMASGPTPPEGRVCHGKAEIGQVLSERYKQIPDMRWEDIRHWIVDDSKAISEWVVKGTPEGGEPFAYLGCDLWEFEGGKVTKKDTYWKIIR; encoded by the coding sequence ATGGCCGCAGTGATCACCATCGCCTTGCTGGACGAGATCCAGGACGGATTCAACCGCCACGACGTCGACGGGATCCTGTCGCATTTCGTGGAGGACTGCGTGTGGGTCATGGCCAGCGGCCCGACGCCGCCGGAGGGCCGGGTCTGTCACGGCAAGGCGGAGATCGGCCAGGTGCTGAGCGAGCGCTACAAGCAGATCCCCGACATGCGCTGGGAGGACATCCGCCACTGGATCGTCGACGACAGCAAGGCGATCTCCGAATGGGTGGTCAAGGGCACGCCCGAAGGCGGCGAGCCCTTCGCCTATCTCGGCTGCGACCTCTGGGAGTTCGAGGGCGGCAAGGTGACCAAGAAGGACACCTACTGGAAAATCATCCGGTAG
- a CDS encoding TetR/AcrR family transcriptional regulator: MNNAGPPPNPRLTHTKATREDWIRAALDTLISDGVDSVKVLTLADRLGVSRSSFYWYFRNRDRLLDALLAHWQDTNTRAVVEQAALPSTSIVQGVTHIFRCWVDESLFDPRLDFAVRDWARRSEAVRAVLDKADETRVAAIAGLFRRHGWAEGEAFVRSRVLYFMQIGYYALDLGETLEQRKAVTAHYLKAFTGQDPTPEELDPYLAWMDEMAAR, translated from the coding sequence GTGAATAACGCCGGCCCGCCCCCGAACCCGCGACTGACCCATACCAAGGCGACGCGGGAGGACTGGATCCGGGCCGCCCTCGACACCCTGATCAGCGACGGGGTGGACAGCGTGAAGGTGCTGACCCTGGCCGACCGGCTGGGTGTGTCGCGCTCCAGCTTCTACTGGTATTTCCGCAACCGCGACCGGCTGCTGGACGCCCTGCTGGCCCATTGGCAGGACACCAATACCCGCGCCGTGGTCGAGCAGGCGGCCCTGCCGTCCACCTCGATCGTCCAGGGGGTGACCCATATCTTCCGCTGTTGGGTGGATGAGAGCCTGTTCGATCCGCGCCTGGATTTCGCGGTGCGAGACTGGGCGCGGCGGTCGGAGGCGGTGCGCGCCGTGCTGGACAAGGCCGACGAGACCCGCGTCGCCGCCATCGCCGGCCTGTTCCGCCGCCACGGCTGGGCGGAAGGCGAGGCCTTCGTGCGCTCCCGCGTGCTGTATTTCATGCAGATCGGCTATTACGCCCTGGACCTCGGCGAGACCCTGGAGCAGCGCAAGGCCGTGACCGCCCACTACCTGAAGGCCTTCACCGGCCAGGACCCGACCCCGGAAGAACTGGACCCGTACCTCGCGTGGATGGACGAGATGGCTGCGCGTTAG
- a CDS encoding FAD-binding oxidoreductase has product MTRTADAVIIGAGVIGAAIAFELAKKGWKTLTVDRNAQAGHGSTSGSCAIIRTYYSTLDGTAFAWEGYHYWRDWADYLEAAPKDLARFRECGALVMKTQGNDFMARHMENADILGVPYEDWSPEQIQARLPGTSMAQFHPAKAGTDPEFGQPTGSDLRGAVFWPKAGYVTDPALAAQNLADAAKAKGADFLYGAIVTEILNHEGKVTGVRLADGSEIHAPVVINVAGPASSRINALAGVTGEMTITTRALRQEVVHVPAPAGLDFERDGMVLSDSDIAVYCRPEHGNNILIGSEDPPCDAPVWVEDDTDYDREFSEQWRVQALRYAQRLPSLGIPSRMKGVVDLYDVTEDWIPIYDRTSLGGYYMACGTSGNQFKNAPVAGKMMAALVEYGAAGHDHDTAPLSFRLPYLGRDIDVGFYSRKRSINQESSFSVLG; this is encoded by the coding sequence ATGACCAGAACTGCAGATGCCGTCATCATCGGTGCCGGGGTGATCGGCGCCGCCATTGCCTTCGAACTCGCCAAGAAAGGCTGGAAGACCCTTACCGTCGACCGCAACGCCCAGGCCGGCCACGGCTCTACCAGCGGATCCTGCGCCATCATCCGCACCTACTACTCCACCCTCGACGGCACCGCCTTCGCCTGGGAGGGCTACCACTACTGGCGCGACTGGGCCGACTACCTAGAGGCGGCCCCAAAAGACCTCGCCCGCTTCCGGGAATGCGGCGCGCTGGTCATGAAGACCCAGGGCAACGACTTCATGGCCCGGCATATGGAAAACGCCGACATCCTCGGGGTGCCCTACGAGGACTGGAGCCCGGAGCAGATCCAGGCCCGCCTGCCGGGCACCAGCATGGCGCAGTTTCACCCGGCAAAGGCGGGCACCGATCCCGAGTTCGGCCAGCCCACCGGCAGCGACCTGCGCGGGGCGGTGTTCTGGCCCAAGGCCGGCTATGTCACCGACCCGGCGCTGGCCGCCCAGAACCTCGCCGACGCGGCCAAGGCCAAGGGTGCCGACTTCCTCTACGGCGCCATCGTCACCGAGATCCTGAACCATGAAGGCAAGGTAACCGGCGTCCGGCTCGCCGACGGCTCGGAGATCCACGCCCCCGTCGTGATCAACGTCGCCGGCCCCGCCTCCTCGCGGATCAACGCGCTGGCCGGCGTTACCGGGGAGATGACCATCACCACCCGCGCCCTGCGCCAGGAGGTGGTCCACGTCCCCGCCCCCGCCGGGCTCGATTTCGAGCGCGACGGCATGGTGCTGTCGGACAGCGACATCGCCGTCTACTGCCGGCCGGAACACGGCAACAACATTCTCATCGGCAGCGAGGACCCGCCCTGCGACGCACCTGTCTGGGTCGAGGACGACACCGACTACGACCGCGAGTTCTCGGAGCAGTGGCGGGTGCAGGCCCTGCGCTACGCCCAGCGCCTGCCGAGTCTCGGCATCCCCAGCCGGATGAAGGGCGTGGTCGACCTCTACGACGTCACCGAGGACTGGATCCCGATCTACGACAGGACCTCGCTGGGCGGCTACTACATGGCCTGCGGCACCAGCGGCAATCAGTTCAAGAACGCCCCGGTCGCCGGAAAAATGATGGCGGCCCTTGTCGAATACGGCGCAGCCGGACACGATCACGACACCGCCCCGCTCTCCTTCCGCCTGCCGTATCTCGGCCGCGACATCGATGTCGGCTTCTATTCCCGCAAGCGCAGCATCAACCAGGAGAGCAGCTTCTCGGTCCTGGGATGA